The proteins below are encoded in one region of Ereboglobus luteus:
- a CDS encoding sensor histidine kinase → MLPLFRPKPRLPAFATTLVFFSALIVCSHARPSESAAEYSLREWHGSDGLPDEVVHAVAQDAQGYLWVATEGGIARFNGLRFDNFAPPADATGLDGVASVGSRGVPAVVNHPEHGLLFAYSTGEIWQWTGRELRRAPVAALFSKGRIASWFVQADGALWADFLDGRLEYARDGRVTKVTLGHSLLAGRPLSFSDDGEGGVWIAARAALYHFRAQDAAAAAAQTGAAGISLPPHPVDFGREEISVATSRHGKPWIVLGEVLGRWDGAQIANLMQMPRMLGAHFVHDLKEDREGNLWVGTRSQGAYMVRAGGGEYQLMPASHRTVRCVFQDNEGNIWLATNGGGLNRLQSKRFRLYDSSAGLDDDLTFTVSEDNSGAVWLANRDGGMVRVRNGRITKNPPTWPTGSAGRVYPCNDGGVWFTAGSGLFRTNADGDLFPRESDPALFKNMRVMFVSRDGTLWLGGDAGELGRFTSGGFVTFTPGDGFPAQQRPGAIVEDAQGRVIIGTNRGGIFVFDPADSARDGVARLRPFRAPDSAPLAAVRSLLVDENGTLWVGTGGAGVYLVTADGREFCLDKNAGLPDAMISQMLFDDHGRVWFGSSHGIFSAARADVDAFTRGELSVVRTSTFGENEGLDHISCLNGYQPHCWKTRDGTLWFTTRRGVLAIDPQIILPGHAAPVFIDRLYVDGKPVPLATARDSGGYPPVRIRSDARRIEVLFSALNFTAPERTTVRYRLEGFDTDWLAAGGARRLVYPRLYPGEYQLQLDAADEAGLWNAPDEASGAVRPDLSLTLIVVPFWWETIWFRAALVVLLAALFAAAVRAWSYRRLRRRLELSEREASINRERTRIARDIHDDLGASLTRISLLSQYDAADNPDDADAQRACFDEIYTTTTAVTRSINEIVWALDARHDNLESMVNYFDSYAQRFLTVARIRYRLYAPARLPDLAVSSRVRHDLFLAFKEALNNCVKYSAATEVVVRVSIDERTLAITITDDGRGLPPDACAPGVASSGGGGQGLANIGLRLAAIGGTAEVRNAANGGTEVALSIPINKIET, encoded by the coding sequence ATGCTTCCGCTTTTCAGGCCCAAACCTCGACTGCCCGCATTTGCGACGACGCTGGTGTTTTTTTCCGCGCTGATCGTTTGCTCGCATGCGCGCCCCTCGGAATCGGCCGCCGAGTATTCGTTGCGCGAATGGCATGGCAGCGATGGTTTGCCGGACGAGGTTGTGCACGCGGTCGCGCAGGATGCGCAGGGTTACCTGTGGGTCGCGACCGAGGGCGGCATCGCGCGTTTTAATGGTTTGCGTTTCGACAACTTCGCGCCGCCGGCGGATGCGACCGGGCTTGACGGCGTGGCGAGCGTGGGGTCGCGCGGAGTGCCCGCCGTGGTGAATCATCCGGAGCACGGGTTGCTGTTCGCATACAGCACGGGCGAAATCTGGCAGTGGACGGGGCGCGAGCTTCGCCGCGCGCCGGTCGCGGCCCTTTTTTCCAAGGGGCGCATCGCGTCGTGGTTTGTGCAGGCGGACGGCGCGCTTTGGGCGGATTTTCTCGACGGGCGACTTGAATATGCGCGTGACGGGCGCGTGACGAAGGTCACGCTCGGGCACTCGTTGCTTGCGGGCCGCCCGCTGAGTTTTTCCGACGACGGGGAGGGCGGGGTGTGGATCGCGGCGCGCGCGGCGTTGTATCATTTCCGCGCGCAGGACGCCGCCGCGGCGGCCGCGCAAACCGGCGCCGCCGGCATCAGCCTGCCGCCTCACCCGGTTGATTTTGGGCGCGAGGAAATCAGCGTTGCCACGAGCCGCCACGGCAAACCTTGGATCGTTTTGGGCGAGGTGCTCGGACGATGGGATGGCGCGCAGATCGCCAACCTCATGCAGATGCCTCGCATGCTCGGGGCGCATTTCGTCCACGATCTCAAGGAGGATCGCGAGGGAAACCTCTGGGTCGGCACGCGTTCGCAAGGAGCCTACATGGTCAGGGCCGGCGGCGGCGAATACCAGCTCATGCCGGCATCGCATCGCACGGTGCGCTGCGTTTTTCAGGACAACGAGGGCAACATTTGGCTCGCCACAAACGGCGGCGGGCTCAACCGGCTTCAGTCGAAACGATTCCGCCTCTATGATTCCTCCGCCGGGCTCGACGACGACCTCACGTTTACCGTCAGCGAGGACAACTCGGGCGCGGTCTGGCTTGCCAATCGCGACGGCGGCATGGTGCGCGTGCGAAACGGCAGGATCACAAAAAATCCGCCGACGTGGCCGACCGGATCCGCGGGGCGCGTTTATCCCTGCAACGACGGTGGCGTCTGGTTCACGGCGGGAAGCGGCCTTTTCAGGACGAATGCCGACGGCGATTTGTTTCCGCGCGAATCCGATCCCGCGCTCTTCAAAAACATGCGCGTCATGTTTGTGAGCCGCGACGGCACGCTCTGGCTTGGCGGTGATGCCGGCGAGCTCGGGCGTTTCACCTCCGGCGGTTTTGTCACGTTCACACCTGGGGACGGATTTCCGGCGCAACAGCGTCCCGGCGCAATCGTCGAGGATGCGCAAGGCCGCGTTATTATTGGCACAAATCGCGGTGGCATTTTTGTGTTCGATCCGGCGGATTCGGCGCGCGATGGAGTGGCGCGGCTGCGGCCGTTTCGCGCGCCCGACTCCGCGCCCCTTGCCGCGGTGCGCAGTCTGCTCGTTGATGAGAACGGAACACTCTGGGTCGGCACCGGAGGCGCGGGCGTTTATCTTGTCACCGCCGACGGTCGCGAATTTTGCCTCGACAAAAACGCGGGGCTGCCCGACGCGATGATTTCGCAGATGCTCTTCGACGATCACGGGCGTGTCTGGTTTGGTTCCTCGCATGGAATCTTCAGCGCCGCGCGCGCTGATGTCGACGCATTCACGCGGGGCGAATTGTCCGTCGTCCGCACGTCCACCTTTGGCGAAAACGAGGGGCTCGATCACATCTCCTGCCTCAACGGCTACCAGCCGCATTGCTGGAAGACGCGGGACGGCACGCTCTGGTTCACCACGCGCCGCGGCGTGCTCGCCATCGATCCGCAGATCATTCTTCCCGGCCACGCCGCGCCTGTTTTCATCGACCGGCTTTATGTCGATGGAAAACCCGTCCCGCTCGCAACGGCGCGGGACTCCGGCGGATACCCTCCGGTGAGAATTCGTTCCGATGCGCGGCGCATTGAGGTTTTGTTTTCCGCGCTCAATTTCACCGCGCCCGAACGCACCACGGTTCGTTATCGCCTGGAGGGGTTTGACACCGACTGGCTGGCGGCGGGCGGTGCGCGCCGGCTCGTTTATCCGCGCCTTTATCCCGGGGAATACCAGTTGCAACTCGATGCCGCCGACGAGGCGGGGCTTTGGAACGCGCCCGACGAGGCCAGCGGCGCAGTCAGGCCCGATCTTTCGCTCACCCTCATTGTCGTGCCCTTCTGGTGGGAGACAATTTGGTTTCGCGCGGCGCTCGTGGTTTTGCTTGCGGCGCTCTTTGCGGCGGCGGTTCGCGCCTGGTCGTATCGACGCCTTCGCCGGCGCCTCGAACTCAGCGAGCGCGAGGCCTCGATCAATCGCGAGCGCACCCGCATCGCGCGCGACATTCACGACGACCTCGGCGCGAGCCTCACGCGCATCAGCCTCCTTTCCCAATACGACGCCGCGGACAACCCGGACGACGCCGATGCGCAACGCGCGTGCTTCGATGAAATCTATACGACGACCACGGCGGTCACGCGTTCAATCAACGAGATTGTATGGGCGCTCGACGCGCGCCACGACAACCTCGAAAGCATGGTGAATTATTTCGACAGCTACGCGCAGCGATTTCTCACCGTCGCGCGCATCCGCTACCGCCTCTACGCGCCGGCGCGCCTGCCCGATCTCGCGGTGAGCAGCCGCGTGCGGCACGACCTGTTCCTCGCCTTCAAGGAGGCGCTCAACAACTGCGTCAAATATTCCGCGGCCACCGAGGTCGTCGTGCGCGTGTCGATTGATGAGCGGACACTCGCAATCACAATCACCGACGACGGGCGCGGCCTGCCACCCGATGCGTGCGCGCCCGGTGTCGCCAGTTCCGGCGGGGGCGGCCAGGGGCTCGCAAACATCGGGCTCCGCCTCGCCGCCATCGGCGGAACCGCCGAAGTTCGCAACGCAGCAAACGGCGGAACCGAGGTTGCGCTGAGCATACCCATTAACAAAATCGAGACATGA
- a CDS encoding response regulator transcription factor encodes MTQHADATPPPASNGPVRISIVEDDPHTRRLLGNIVTGASGMRLVSDFSNCADAIAALPAQRPDVVLMDVNLPEMNGIECVRRLKPLLPKTQFMMLTVYDDTENIFAALSAGATGYLLKSTSRDELISGIQQVHAGGSPMSSAIARKVVRSFAQPAPQPPQVPADPGSEIATLSEREQEILGMLAQGFLYKEIADKLALSVFTVKTYTRRIYEKLHVHSRSQATAKYFQR; translated from the coding sequence ATGACCCAGCACGCAGACGCAACACCGCCCCCCGCGTCCAACGGACCCGTTCGCATATCAATCGTCGAGGATGATCCGCACACGCGGCGGCTTCTCGGCAACATCGTCACCGGCGCGTCCGGGATGCGTCTCGTGAGCGATTTTTCCAATTGCGCGGACGCTATCGCCGCGCTTCCCGCGCAACGCCCCGATGTCGTGTTGATGGACGTGAACCTCCCGGAAATGAACGGCATTGAGTGCGTGCGCCGCCTCAAGCCGCTCCTTCCGAAAACGCAGTTCATGATGCTCACCGTGTATGACGACACGGAAAACATTTTTGCCGCGCTCTCCGCGGGCGCGACCGGCTACCTGCTCAAAAGCACGAGTCGCGACGAGCTCATATCGGGCATTCAGCAAGTGCATGCCGGCGGCTCGCCGATGAGCAGCGCCATCGCGCGCAAAGTCGTGCGCTCCTTCGCGCAACCCGCGCCGCAACCGCCGCAGGTCCCCGCCGATCCGGGCTCGGAAATCGCCACGCTTTCCGAGCGCGAGCAGGAAATCCTCGGCATGCTGGCGCAGGGGTTTCTCTACAAGGAAATCGCCGACAAACTCGCGCTGAGCGTGTTCACCGTGAAAACCTACACCCGCCGCATCTACGAAAAACTGCACGTCCACTCCCGAAGCCAGGCCACGGCAAAGTATTTCCAGCGGTAG
- a CDS encoding immunoglobulin domain-containing protein, whose product MTAIRDANAGAPAVRVIEITADLNLGWLEVSAETRALAANPLRPQAVAPKLHPVLKATGVSILDIKPRNGGLTIFSANGATVRHVTFNIKSTSNIIIRNLRFDELWEWDEETRGNYDANDWDFITLGNGGPVSDVWIDHCTFTKSYDGIIDMKSDVRNVTISWCRYTGDDGATNPGSFVRRQIEALEASRAENGFYDFLRTNGFAAGDIATIVQGQKKGSLLGAREFDPSNAVITATFHHLLMENLWDRATPRLRGGNAHCYNLYVDDTRALAAKRLRDVRAAAMPAAARDVLNKTYHFSPPLNGCISTEGGAILLEKSVYIDCLRPLRNNQSGAASAASKPHYTGRILALDTIYQLRKPDGSIATTRGNSTDPGSPLGPFQAPVIPFAWNLPGGALPYSYTTDDPTELSAILTAGAGAGVVEWSKENWLKTTYATAPADRPPTIIVQPMAQTAARGGTVIFTVAASGSPVLAYQWCKGGVPLAGKNTSTLALENIDTSHAGNYHVIVSNDLDTIDSNAVALTVLPTGKTQVIAVSGQ is encoded by the coding sequence GTGACCGCCATCCGCGATGCCAACGCCGGAGCGCCCGCTGTGCGTGTGATCGAAATAACCGCCGATCTCAATCTCGGCTGGCTCGAGGTTTCGGCCGAGACGCGCGCGCTTGCGGCCAATCCGCTTCGGCCCCAAGCGGTCGCGCCGAAACTCCATCCCGTGCTCAAGGCCACCGGTGTTTCGATTCTCGACATCAAGCCGAGGAACGGCGGGCTTACTATTTTTTCCGCAAACGGCGCGACGGTCAGGCACGTCACGTTTAACATCAAGTCCACCTCGAACATCATTATCCGCAATCTTCGTTTTGACGAACTTTGGGAGTGGGATGAGGAGACGCGGGGCAACTACGACGCCAATGACTGGGACTTCATCACGCTCGGCAACGGCGGCCCGGTTTCCGATGTGTGGATCGATCATTGCACGTTCACCAAGTCCTACGACGGCATCATCGACATGAAGTCGGACGTGCGCAACGTCACCATTTCCTGGTGCCGTTACACGGGTGATGACGGCGCGACCAATCCGGGAAGTTTTGTGCGCCGCCAGATCGAGGCGCTTGAGGCGTCGCGTGCCGAAAATGGGTTTTACGATTTTTTGCGGACGAACGGTTTCGCCGCCGGAGACATTGCAACCATAGTTCAGGGGCAGAAAAAAGGCAGTCTTCTCGGGGCGCGGGAATTCGATCCCTCTAACGCTGTCATCACCGCGACCTTTCACCATTTGCTCATGGAAAACCTCTGGGATCGCGCCACGCCGCGCCTCCGCGGTGGAAACGCGCATTGCTACAATCTTTACGTTGACGACACGCGGGCGCTCGCCGCCAAGCGCCTCCGCGATGTGCGTGCCGCCGCCATGCCCGCCGCCGCGCGCGATGTGCTCAACAAAACCTACCATTTCTCCCCGCCGCTCAACGGTTGTATCTCGACCGAGGGCGGCGCGATCCTTCTCGAAAAATCCGTTTACATCGACTGCCTCCGGCCGCTTCGCAACAACCAGTCCGGCGCGGCCTCTGCCGCGTCGAAACCGCATTACACCGGCCGCATCCTCGCGCTCGACACCATCTATCAGTTGCGCAAGCCCGACGGCTCCATCGCCACCACGCGCGGCAACAGCACCGATCCCGGCAGTCCGCTCGGTCCGTTCCAGGCGCCGGTCATCCCCTTTGCGTGGAACCTGCCCGGCGGCGCGCTTCCGTATTCTTACACCACCGACGACCCCACGGAGCTCTCCGCCATTCTCACGGCCGGAGCCGGCGCGGGCGTTGTTGAATGGAGCAAGGAAAACTGGCTCAAGACGACCTATGCGACGGCCCCGGCGGATCGCCCGCCCACGATCATTGTCCAGCCCATGGCGCAAACCGCGGCCAGGGGCGGCACGGTCATTTTCACCGTCGCCGCGAGCGGCAGCCCCGTGCTCGCATATCAGTGGTGCAAGGGCGGAGTCCCGCTCGCCGGAAAAAACACCAGCACCCTCGCGCTCGAAAATATCGACACAAGCCACGCCGGCAATTATCACGTCATTGTTTCCAACGACCTCGACACCATCGACTCCAACGCCGTCGCGCTCACGGTTTTGCCGACGGGAAAAACACAAGTGATCGCCGTATCCGGACAGTAA